In one Hyphomicrobium sp. 99 genomic region, the following are encoded:
- a CDS encoding ParA family protein translates to MPLIVSFVSQKGGVGKSTLARALAAVGATGKLKVKLADLDIQQQTAVRWGKARKQRASASYVEVGAFRSFEDALDDSEAFDLIIVDMPGHTSPSTGRVARASHVVVVPTSPTIDDLYPTVLLLHALEEIGITRSRLAVVLCRVLEPSEEKIARDYIDAAGYELLPGFVPERANYRSAQNRGQAITETIDGSENESADLLIESLLRKIAGQSAGMQNGKGD, encoded by the coding sequence ATGCCGTTGATCGTTTCATTCGTCAGTCAGAAAGGCGGCGTCGGCAAAAGCACGCTCGCTCGGGCGCTTGCCGCGGTCGGCGCCACGGGCAAGTTGAAGGTCAAGCTCGCGGACCTCGATATCCAACAGCAGACGGCCGTCAGATGGGGAAAGGCGCGTAAGCAGAGAGCGTCGGCTTCCTACGTGGAAGTCGGAGCCTTCCGTTCGTTCGAAGACGCACTCGACGACAGTGAAGCATTCGATCTCATCATCGTCGATATGCCCGGCCATACGAGCCCCTCGACGGGGAGAGTCGCGCGCGCATCGCACGTCGTCGTGGTGCCTACGAGCCCGACCATAGATGATCTGTATCCGACTGTTCTCTTGCTCCATGCTCTCGAGGAGATAGGCATTACTCGAAGCCGGTTGGCTGTTGTGCTCTGCCGCGTATTGGAGCCGAGTGAGGAGAAAATCGCGAGGGATTACATCGATGCCGCCGGTTACGAATTATTGCCGGGGTTCGTCCCGGAACGCGCAAACTATCGGAGCGCGCAGAACCGCGGACAAGCGATCACCGAAACGATTGATGGATCGGAGAATGAGTCCGCGGATCTGCTCATAGAGAGTCTACTCAGAAAAATCGCGGGACAATCAGCCGGAATGCAAAATGGGAAGGGCGACTGA